TCTTTTCTCTCAATACATTCTTtttgggggagggatggcatctcattatgttacccaggctagccttgaactcctggcttacacaatcctcctgccttggtgtcCTGAGTACTTaggacgaaatacagatttagtGAGTGTATctatctttttattctatttcaaatactgctgcaatgaataCCTTTATTCTTATCTCCATATTCGCTTGTGACATTTTTTCATAACACGAATTCTACATACACACGAACACACTcacaaaaaatagtttaaaaaattaactacattttaaaaattaacatctgattaccattttatttaaattaacttCTAGAactataaaagtttaaaaaacaatgtttaaagcTGAATAACATTGCTTCCTggtcttttggctaagatcaagtgtaaaagCTGAATACGTATACAAGGTACAAAGGTATCTTACTGCACAAAAAGTTTAGATCCCATATGATGcatctattatttaaaatatgactaATAAAAaagtctttaacattttttaatgggAAGAATTTTCAGTTTAATATGCTCCAAGATGTTACAGGgcttaaaatgaacaaatttcagTCAGTATAAAATAGATTTATTGTCAACATTCAGTCATTAATACAACCCAGGTAAATGAAACATCACTCCATACAAGGCTCATATATCCTTTACACGTGtactataaaatgataaatacGTAAAAATTACAAtgcaaggaaaaatattttaagatatacaATTGTTATAGACCCTTGTGTGAAAGTTCTTTAGAGTTCTGCCTTAGGGAAAATACCATGCTACATATCAGAACCCAAAATAAACTGTTTGTTGAGGTTACAATGCTCAATGGTATACTGGATGTACCCTAAAATACCATGTCTGACAAGAATCAAAAGAGAGACAGCCTTCAATGATGTTTAGAAAGAGGGAGAGTGACAGAGAAGAGTAATCAATTATTCTATGTTGATTTCTGCTGGAATGGCCTCATTAAACAATTTATAGCACTGACAAGAGGTCTGTACCCAAAGGGAACAAAACCAGGACCAGTCTCAGCTTTATATAAAGGATTTGCAAATCAGACTAACTGACACAGTTCTAAGGCACTGTTCGCAATGTTTGTCACTCTTCAACCCTTTACACAGACTTCTCGTCCAATGTCcgtgtttttctagtttcttcctAAGGGTTTACCAATTACACTTTCTGCTTTCTATCATCCCAAACCTAAACCAAAAGACATTAAGCAATACAATTAAATCTAACAGTCTGGTCAGTTCTAAAGACACAAATTCTGGTTTAGACATTAATCATGAGACTCAAGTATATCTATCCCCCTTCCACACACACTTCCACCTCCCATTACATATTGACCTATCTCAATTTTGAGGAAATGCTCAAATTCTAAGCAACTTTCAGGATTTTTCCCCCCAATCAATGATTTGACTGTTGGCAAGCTGCTTTGGTGGGCAGCAGTATAAGAAGTTGTTTGGAATGCCTGGCTAGAACAGATAAAATGGATGTGATCAGTGAATTATTGTAACCTATTGTAGTAAACAGATGGATGGGAAAGATTTACCTTATGAACATCCCTCATTCATTTCAGAAGGGAGAAAATTATGTcttaataaggcaagaaaaaaattaggtaagaaaatacagcactttgggaggctgaggcaggcagatcatgaggtcaggagatcgagatcatcctggctaacacggtgaaaccctgtctctactaaaaatacaaaaaagtagccaggtgtggtggcgggtgcccgtaatccccgctatttgggaggctgaggcaggagaatcacttgaccccaggaggcagaggttgcagtgagccgagattgcaccattgcactccagcctgggagacaagagtgagacttcgtctcaaaaagaaaaagaaaagaaaagaaaatacagtaaaatattagTACTGTAGTGACAGCAAGGAAGGGTAGGATTCCCAGCACCCCACCTTGCTGGGAAAGTTTCTGGCATAAAAGTCAAACTCTCTACCATCATTCTTTGCACAAGGATCACCATCAAGAGGGGCAGAAAGCCACTTAAATACTTTTCTTCAAAGATGAGACCTTTCTTTTTGAACTAAGCattagagaaaggagaaagaagtagGGAAATCTCACTCAAAGAGGTCCTCAAACATGCGTTGTCCCATGGCTATATATGCTTCCTTTTCTTCTGGTGTCATCTGGGCCACTAGCTCTGGCCGTTGGCTCACTTCACTGTAGGAGAACGGACGGCCAGCCACCATGACAATGGGGTCATCTGCTACTTCTTCAAACTCGTCATCTTCCTCTTCATCCTCTTCTCGTTTATGCGCAGCCACAGCTGCCGGACGGGGTGGAGAATCATCATCTGACTCACTGGTCTCGCTTTCCGAGTCACTGCCATTGGCAGTGGTCACTGGAGCGGCTGCCCCCACTGAACCAGCCATGGCAGAGGAAGTCTTTTTCTCATGAATGAGCAGTGCTCGCATGACCTCTTCATTATCATCAGGCCCAGTACGGCCTTCCTCACGCTCCTGAAATGCATACATATCTATGCCCCCTGGGGAGTAAAACTCAGAAAGTCaataatcttaaatataaatggcaTTTCTTTATAAcatatagataatattttaacatatatttaaatgataCAATAAAATAACAGACTTCACTGGTTCTATTTTTGAGCTGCTAtccataaaatattcaaaatatttcttacaaACTGGAACTTAAGTAGTATAATGGTCAAGTACATCGGCTTTAACAGTATTATAGCATAGAGTTGAATCCTGGTTCTTCTATACACAAgcatcttgggcaagttatttaatctctaaACTTCAAtacctttttctgtaaaatgaggtgatAAAAGCATCGACTTTCTAAGATTCTggataaaaacataaacaataatGTCTATGAAGAATCGACTCGACTACGGTAGCTGGCATAATAGAAAATCAaaacatggcttttttttttttttttttttttttttgagacggagtctggctctgtcgcccgggctggagtgcagtggccggatctcagctcactgcaagctccgcctctcgggttcccgccattctcctgcctcagcctcccgagtagctgggaccacaggcacccgccacctcgcccggctagttttttgtatttttagtagagacggggtttcaccgtattagccagcatggtctcgatctcctgacctcatgatccgcccgtctcggcctcccaaagtgctgggattacaggcttgagcaaccgcgcccggcctcaaaacaTGGCTTTTTATCTCACTCAAGGTAAAAGCTTTGCAATGGCCTATAGGATACTACCTCATCTGGAATCCTTCCTGACCATCTACCTCTTATTTCTTTACCCTGCTCATTCTCGTCTAGTCACAGTAGCCTCCATGGTATTCCTTGTACATATCAGACACActcctacctcagggcctttgcactgcctgttccctctgcctggaatatttttcctttaggtACTCACACAGTTAACTCCCTTCCATCTTTCATGTCTTTATTcaaatgttatcttttaaatgtATCCCATCCCTACATTCCCAATGCTCTATTTTTCCCCCATAGCACTTATTTCCTAACATAATGAATAACTTACATCTATTGTCTTTGTCATCCCCTTTCCAAGGGTGTAGGTTCCACCACAACAgatatttatcttgtttattcATGGATATATCCCATTTACCTGGATAGTACCTGCCACTCTGTTAGGCACTGAATAAACATTTgacaaatgagtgaataaatgtgagttttattttcatgaaGCAAACTAGGCATACTTCAAACTCTTTATAAAGAAAGAATCTAATTTTAGGAATGAAGCTTCTTTCACCACACACCTCCTATCATTTTGCGTACATATCTTACCTGATATACTGcagattaaatatttaagaaaactaTCTGCATTTTGCATTCTGATACTGCTACCAAACATACTGccattgaaaatatataaaaagattaaaagtatTGTTTGGAACCTGACTCCCTAATTCGAATCCTAACACTATTTAGCCATATGTTTTGGCCAAGTTATTTCATCTCTCCACTTCAATTTTCTCAAGTACAGAAAGGGGGAAAATAGTATTTACTTCACTAGATTACTGTGGGGATTAAGTGAATGTCTGTGAAGTGTCTAGAATGGGCCTGGCACTTAGAATAGTgttgtctatctatctacctacctatcatcatcatcatcaccatcactatcacgaGAAGGCGCAGAAATAGTCAATTCTGACTATGGATAAAGTGAAAACATCTTTTCATTAACACATTAGAATGAATTAGCTAAAACCCTGGATATTTTAGAAAGCACAGAACTCCTAAAATGAGATACTGGGCAGGtgagagacagaaagggaaaTAGAAACAGATAAGTTAAAAATTTAGGTCAGAGAAAAGGGGCTTTTGGTAATATGACTGTCAAAATGAGAGTTAAAATCAAACTTAACTACTTCAAAATATTGTCAAAGGCTGAACCTCTTCCCTAGAGCTTACTGCCAATGCAGCAttacaacagaaagaaaagagggaatgcATGCAAGCCTTTAAAACAATAATTGCTCCTAAAAGAATGTTCCAAATAGTTTAATAATATCAACACactattttgattaatatttaaatataaaattagggaaaaagaaaattagttttgTAAACTAAATTAAGTCACACGTAACAGATTTCGACAAGGGTCTTGAGAggtttggagaaaaaaagaattattctgttacagatgaagacagaaaacaaaaaacaaggataAATGAGTGAGCTAATTTCTGGATGGTAAAGTAGAAACAGTGGTTCTAGGAACAGTCTTTTTCAACAGAGTTATAAATTACAAAGAAGATGTATACTGGGAAACTATATTCACGGAATTGATGCTAAACAATTGTGGGTACCGAAAGGCCAAATTGCAGCAAAAAAACATAGGAAGAGCTGAAGGTTGTATACGTGGGCAGAAAAGTAGCAGATCTATTTCTATTTCAGCAAGTGCAAGAAAATCTGCCTacagaaaaataatctaaaatatacTGAAAGATATGATCCAAGCTATTGAATTCAAGGCAGAGAAGATCCTAAAAAGTACCTCTATGTGTTTCTAAAGTTTTTGGTCTTAACATGCTTCCAGaaccaaagcaaaaaagaaaatctcaagtaaaaaccagaaagatatACTGGAAATAAAACTCAAATCAATGGTGAATCCATGCATGAACAACATGTATCATTCTGGTCACTATGTCTCAAGTAAAGTATATTACAATTAGAGATGGtccagaaaaagacaaaaataaacaaaaacagtagGAGGTGGTAACAGTGGAAAAGAGAACTGTTTAAGGAAAACATAATCAAAAGGAATTAGAACTTTCTTCAGTATGGTAATGAGAACAATGACTGAAGTTAATACAGTTGTGAAAGATATCAACATGACTTGAAGTTTGAGGAAAATCAAGTGTAAGACCCACTTCATACATTCACTGGATAGAGTCTGCTCTACTATCAAGAAACTTAAGACAAATTTAGACATGACAATATACTATCCTATTTTatgttgaaataaatatttataaaacttaaGTAGACCAGATAACTTATTTAAGGCCCATACGATTCATATTCTATCATTCTAGGAACTGTAAACTAGAATGTTAAACTTATGAGCTTAATATATAATGTTGgttaataatagttttattttattcggTTTTCTTCCTAAGTTCAAAGAAAAGAAGGCTGCTTTAAAAACAGGCAAGAGCCAAGGTgggaaaaacaaatttattaaataGTAGTATAGCCTAACTACTGTATAATCTAAAACAACTTGAATGTAAATAGCACaacaggctgggcacactggctcatgcctgtaatcccagcactttggcaggcagatcagttgaggtcaggagtttgagaccagcctggacaacatggcgaaaccccatctctactaaaaatacaaaaattagctggccatggtggcttgctcctgtaatcccagctactcaggaggctgaggcaagataatcacttgaacacggAAAGCAGAGGTTttagcgagccaagatcgcaccactgcactccaacctaggcaacagagcgagactccgtcaaaaaaaccAACGTGGCAGGCTAATCagtgaggaagaaggaaggtAAAGTATGGTTACCTTggaaaattttttcttattaaaattaatatatcaaagAGAAGCACAGTGGAGGTATTAGCTGCTTTACCATCACTACCAAACTCCACATTACCTTCACGGTTTctagtatatacatatactaaaTGCTAATACCAAAGGGAAAAGAGGCTAGGAGAAAGGTCAAAAAACAAGTGGTTTTCAGTTACTGATTATTCTTTGGCACTAACAGATCACCAAACTCAGGTGATATGTTAGTAACTTGAGTTCGGTGATATGTTAGTAACTTGAGTTTGGTGATATGTTAGTAACGATATATTAACTTGGGAGTAGCAGCACATAGATTGTTACACTGATATAATCCAGCCAGAAATAGAGACACCTTTCCTCTCTACTTTCCAGCTTGAGTCATCGTCATCCATTTTCGCCTCCCATTTTCTACATACTCGTAAACTATCATCACTCAAAGTCCTGAATCCAGTAACTTAgactaaaaaagtaaaatcttgCAGTTCTCTAACTTCTGAAGATTAGTATGCAATTCTTAACCCTTTATGGCTCAGAAATTTCCAAAATCCTCTAGAACAAAGTTCTGCTAACCGTCTTGGACTGTGAGAATGCTCAATCCTTTATTCATGTGGACTCTTTGTATATATTTCAGGTAGCacacactccttggtatttatgaAGAAACAACATAAAGTTTGGGGGAGTGTATAGTTTTGGCTCccaattcagaaaaattaaatgcatATAAGTCAGGGTAATATAAGATTAAAGGAGAGGTGAGTATGGCTACCTTGAAAACAATAGATAGCATTTTTCCAAGAAATTAAGATAAGATGACAATTTTTCAAatctaaaattgaaaatttaaaaggctATTTGTCATTTTCACTAAGTTGAAGGGCAATGCAAGTATACTAGTTGGTTTTTATCTTATTGCTCAATTTCTTACTTCCTAATATAATGCAATTAATTGTTCTGTAGAACAGATCCAGAATCGCTCAGGCAGCTTCCCACTAAACCAAGTTCATGTTCTACTGAACCTAAGACATATCCATTTTGCTGACTTCTACTCTTACCTTCTTTCATATCTTCAGAACTATACGCCCCTTGGACAGTGCTTTCTCTCAACCAAATGGGCCTCTCTTTGGCAGATTTCCCTTCCAGTGAGGCTCGATGAAGATCTTCTTGGTCATCCATGTTAATGACAACATTCTGAGTGTATAAGTCCTCATAGGAAGGACCTTTGGTGGCCCATGCTTCCCGGTGGTGCCCACCTGCCAGGCTACCAGCTCCAGCAGTAGTTGCTGCATGGTCCTTGCTATATAAAAAGAATAGAGGAatataggaagaagaaaaattaatgtcTTGATGTTGGAAAAGAAGGGCAGCTGGGGAGGCAATTACTGAAATACTACATGTAAATGCTATTTAGTAATCATGCACACATGCTTCAACAAGGCCAAGAAAGGGCTTCTAAACCTCAGGGTAAAAGGTGCATGTGTTAGAAAAACAcatcatatttatatttaagttcCTCAAACACAGGATCCTCTGGTGTATATAAATGACTGAGGTTTTATAGATTTAAGATGTTTCAATAAATCTATTAATACTTGGAGAAGGAGAGAGTGATATGGTGACATCATCTACTTAAAGCCACTAGTCTGGCAAAAATCTCTCCCAGTATTttgtatagaaaacaaaaacaaaacacactgaatttttaaaaatgttatctcagCTCAACCCAGAATAATTCAAAGTGGTTCTAtgtgctttttcctttcttttgtgtgcTGATCATGGAAAAAGCTAGAAAACTATTCTACAAAGACTGACCTCAAGTAGTGTTCTTCTCCGGCCACCCATGGAATAAGGTATAATCCTCTGCAGAGACTAGCTTCTTTTATATGGAGTTGTATCTTTCTATCTCCACATCTATGCTGATACTCTGTATCCATCCCCAACCAGATTCTACTCTGCAGTGACAATGGTCTGTTTCACTCAgtctattttgttttgctttttacttttaccACCCATGATCTTTTTTGTCTGTTAGCCTGTTCCAGGTCTGATCACGTCCTTATCTTCTAGGCACTTATGTTCCCCCCTAACCTCTGTGTTAGGCCAAGTTTTCAGTATTTCTGATGGTTCCCCATTTTATCTGCCTGTTTCACTCTCAATCTGTTCCAAATTCTTTTGAATATCCTGATTCTCTGAGCTCATGCCTTTCTCTGCCTGCTACTGACGCTTTCCACCTCAACTTCTACATATGCTTCTCCACCTCCCTCTGTCCAGACAGCTATTTTTTATCCTGTAACAATCTTCATGTTTCTTGAACTGCCTGCTCACTCCAGACCTTTTGGGTGTTTCTTTCAGTGTCCATGACTGACCTGGCCTCACgtctctcctttatttttcatccatttttctCACTCTTTTCCACGGATCCTGAATTATCTCCCGCGTGAAGCGCCGACTCATTCTGAATCTAATAAATACTTCATTAGTCTTTCCTCCTAAGCCATTCACTATTTTGCCTTCACTTTTGTCTTACTTCATCTCTGCTTACTCCCTTACTCTTCACTTCTTTCCGGGTCACTTCTTATCTACCAGGGTTTTCTAACTCATACTTAGCTGAGGTCTGTGTCCGTGTATCTGATTAGCCCATCACATCTTTCCCTAATTACACTGTTTCTGACCATCCTCTGGAGGTAAACTTGGGCTTAGCTATCCCACCTATCCTGTCCTACCTCTGGATATCTATAGGGCCACTGCTACTTGTGCAacaaaaaaataatgttatttccAGTTGTCCAATCCACACTGATCCAGTCATTTAATCCATGCCTTCCAGGTACTGCCTTtgcattcttttcattattcCACCTCTGTTCCCAGGGCTACTTTGTAAACCACTTTCTCCCACAGCCTTTTCCTTCCAGGTGCCTGTTCTACCTGTTCCATGTCTCAATCACTTCTTTTGCCTCCTCACTGCTCCTACTTTCTACCAGTTATTTGCTCTCTAAATCTAGGACTATGAGGCATCTCTCTGTAAACATAtccaaaccattttttttttttttttttttttttttttgctatattcTGAAGTCTTATGCTACAATTGCAAATGCAAATAACTG
This sequence is a window from Macaca fascicularis isolate 582-1 chromosome 2, T2T-MFA8v1.1. Protein-coding genes within it:
- the GTF2E1 gene encoding general transcription factor IIE subunit 1 isoform X2 is translated as MADPDVLTEVPAALKRLAKYVIRGFYGIEHALALDILIRNPCVKEEDMLELLKFDRKQLRSVLNNLKGDKFIKCRMRVETAADGKTTRHNYYFINYRTLVNVVKYKLDHMRRRIETDERDSTNRASFKCPVCCSTFTDLEANQLFDPMTEVEEDESAMPKKDARTLLARFNEQIEPIYALLRETEDVNLAYEILEPEPTEIPALKQSKDHAATTAGAGSLAGGHHREAWATKGPSYEDLYTQNVVINMDDQEDLHRASLEGKSAKERPIWLRESTVQGAYSSEDMKEGGIDMYAFQEREEGRTGPDDNEEVMRALLIHEKKTSSAMAGSVGAAAPVTTANGSDSESETSESDDDSPPRPAAVAAHKREEDEEEDDEFEEVADDPIVMVAGRPFSYSEVSQRPELVAQMTPEEKEAYIAMGQRMFEDLFE
- the GTF2E1 gene encoding general transcription factor IIE subunit 1 isoform X1 gives rise to the protein MADPDVLTEVPAALKRLAKYVIRGFYGIEHALALDILIRNPCVKEEDMLELLKFDRKQLRSVLNNLKGDKFIKCRMRVETAADGKTTRHNYYFINYRTLVNVVKYKLDHMRRRIETDERDSTNRASFKCPVCCSTFTDLEANQLFDPMTGTFRCTFCHTEVEEDESAMPKKDARTLLARFNEQIEPIYALLRETEDVNLAYEILEPEPTEIPALKQSKDHAATTAGAGSLAGGHHREAWATKGPSYEDLYTQNVVINMDDQEDLHRASLEGKSAKERPIWLRESTVQGAYSSEDMKEGGIDMYAFQEREEGRTGPDDNEEVMRALLIHEKKTSSAMAGSVGAAAPVTTANGSDSESETSESDDDSPPRPAAVAAHKREEDEEEDDEFEEVADDPIVMVAGRPFSYSEVSQRPELVAQMTPEEKEAYIAMGQRMFEDLFE